In Trifolium pratense cultivar HEN17-A07 linkage group LG7, ARS_RC_1.1, whole genome shotgun sequence, a genomic segment contains:
- the LOC123897436 gene encoding uncharacterized protein LOC123897436 isoform X2, whose translation MIGCSRSLLRVDRVLRFTNTYVSSNPTHFQRNYHGLSCDFIMGGRKKRVCIDDNSKKEKTMKAIWRPIATNASSCEESSITAATVKSEDGGRVQEVGCSTSSTISNEHLMQGNVENKVLEGDSSLSAEKHSISMKVGASLFRFIKGKGGYTQKQIEEETKVKIIFPSSKEDEFITIEGISVDSVTSASEKIQAIIDETVRSRNLDYSHFISLPLAIHPELVSKLMNFQHTILGNDDSCIDENVDTDSNEAEDTTDNKEVDQLSKENADVAVELKVDDDSKSVKVNLTSIPFVSYAPKASKSSASSDLGIDKSIFIKPKTFHLTVLMLKLWNTDRVKTATEVLQSISSKVMEALDNRPLSVRLKGLECMKGSFAKARVLYTPVEEIGNEARLLRACQVIIDAYVEAGLVLENDAKQRLKLHATVMNSRHRKRTKWKRNVDSFDARSIFKQYGSEDWGQYLIREAHLSKRFSFDENGYYHCCASIPFPENIQEE comes from the exons ATGATAGGTTGCAGCAGGTCTCTCTTGAG AGTCGACAGAGTTCTCAGATTTACCAACACTTATGTTTCATCAAACCCTACACACTTTCAG AGAAATTATCATGGTTTAAGCTGTGATTTTATAATGGGTGGTAGAAAAAAGAGAGTTTGTATTGATGACAATAGCAAGAAGGAAAAAACAATGAAAGCTATATGGAGACCTATTGCGACTAATGCTAGTTCTTGTGAAG AAAGCTCGATAACAGCTGCGACAGTTAAGTCAGAAGATGGAGGTAGAGTTCAAGAAGTGGGTTGTAGCACATCTAGCACTATCTCAAATGAGCATCTCATGCAGGGTAATGTTGAAAACAAAGTGCTAGAAGGAGATTCATCTCTCTCCGCTGAAAAGCATTCGATTTCTATGAAG GTTGGTGCTTCTCTATTTCGTTTTATTAAAGGAAAAGG GGGATACACACAGAAACAGATAGAAGAAGAGACAAAAGTTAAGATAATATTCCCTTCTTCAAAAGAAGATGAGTTTATTA CCATTGAAGGCATTTCCGTAGATAGCGTGACTTCAGCTTCAGAGAAGATTCAGGCTATAATTGATGAG ACGGTTAGGAGTCGAAATCTTGACTATTCACACTTCATATCCCTTCCACTGGCCATCCATCCCGAGTTAGTTTCTAAACTAATGAATTTTCAACACACTATTTTGGGAAATGACGATTCTTGCATAGATGAGAATGTTGACACTGACTCCAATGAGGCTGAGGATACTACTGATAATAAAGAAGTGGATCAATTGTCAAAGGAAAATGCTGATGTTGCAGTTGAACTTAAAGTTGATGATGACAGTAAATCAGTTAAAGTTAATCTTACCAGCATACCATTTGTCAGTTATGCACCTAAAGCATCCAAGTCTTCTGCTTCATCTG ACTTGGGGATTGATAAATCTATATTCATCAAGCCTAAGACATTTCACCTCACAGTACTCATGCTTAAGCTATGGAACACAGACCGAGTTAAGACAGCCACTGAGGTCTTGCAG AGTATTTCCTCAAAAGTTATGGAAGCATTGGATAATCGGCCTCTCTCAGTAAGATTAAAGGGACTG GAATGCATGAAAGGTTCCTTCGCCAAAGCCCGTGTCCTATATACTCCTGTGGAAGAAATTGGCAATGAGGCCCGCCTTTTACGTGCCTGTC AAGTCATAATTGATGCATATGTTGAAGCTGGACTTGTCTTGGAGAATGATGCTAAACAAAGACTGAAG CTGCACGCCACTGTGATGAATTCAAGGCATAGGAAAAG GACAAAGTGGAAGAGGAATGTTGACTCTTTTGATGCACGGAGCATATTCAAGCAGTATGGATCAGAGGACTGGGGACAGTATCTTATTCGTGAAGCTCATCTTTCAAAGAGATTTTCATTTGATGAAAATGGATACTATCATTGCTGTGCTTCAATACCTTTTCCTGAAAATATACAGGAAGAGTAA
- the LOC123897436 gene encoding uncharacterized protein LOC123897436 isoform X1 produces the protein MIGCSRSLLRVDRVLRFTNTYVSSNPTHFQEQRNYHGLSCDFIMGGRKKRVCIDDNSKKEKTMKAIWRPIATNASSCEESSITAATVKSEDGGRVQEVGCSTSSTISNEHLMQGNVENKVLEGDSSLSAEKHSISMKVGASLFRFIKGKGGYTQKQIEEETKVKIIFPSSKEDEFITIEGISVDSVTSASEKIQAIIDETVRSRNLDYSHFISLPLAIHPELVSKLMNFQHTILGNDDSCIDENVDTDSNEAEDTTDNKEVDQLSKENADVAVELKVDDDSKSVKVNLTSIPFVSYAPKASKSSASSDLGIDKSIFIKPKTFHLTVLMLKLWNTDRVKTATEVLQSISSKVMEALDNRPLSVRLKGLECMKGSFAKARVLYTPVEEIGNEARLLRACQVIIDAYVEAGLVLENDAKQRLKLHATVMNSRHRKRTKWKRNVDSFDARSIFKQYGSEDWGQYLIREAHLSKRFSFDENGYYHCCASIPFPENIQEE, from the exons ATGATAGGTTGCAGCAGGTCTCTCTTGAG AGTCGACAGAGTTCTCAGATTTACCAACACTTATGTTTCATCAAACCCTACACACTTTCAG GAACAGAGAAATTATCATGGTTTAAGCTGTGATTTTATAATGGGTGGTAGAAAAAAGAGAGTTTGTATTGATGACAATAGCAAGAAGGAAAAAACAATGAAAGCTATATGGAGACCTATTGCGACTAATGCTAGTTCTTGTGAAG AAAGCTCGATAACAGCTGCGACAGTTAAGTCAGAAGATGGAGGTAGAGTTCAAGAAGTGGGTTGTAGCACATCTAGCACTATCTCAAATGAGCATCTCATGCAGGGTAATGTTGAAAACAAAGTGCTAGAAGGAGATTCATCTCTCTCCGCTGAAAAGCATTCGATTTCTATGAAG GTTGGTGCTTCTCTATTTCGTTTTATTAAAGGAAAAGG GGGATACACACAGAAACAGATAGAAGAAGAGACAAAAGTTAAGATAATATTCCCTTCTTCAAAAGAAGATGAGTTTATTA CCATTGAAGGCATTTCCGTAGATAGCGTGACTTCAGCTTCAGAGAAGATTCAGGCTATAATTGATGAG ACGGTTAGGAGTCGAAATCTTGACTATTCACACTTCATATCCCTTCCACTGGCCATCCATCCCGAGTTAGTTTCTAAACTAATGAATTTTCAACACACTATTTTGGGAAATGACGATTCTTGCATAGATGAGAATGTTGACACTGACTCCAATGAGGCTGAGGATACTACTGATAATAAAGAAGTGGATCAATTGTCAAAGGAAAATGCTGATGTTGCAGTTGAACTTAAAGTTGATGATGACAGTAAATCAGTTAAAGTTAATCTTACCAGCATACCATTTGTCAGTTATGCACCTAAAGCATCCAAGTCTTCTGCTTCATCTG ACTTGGGGATTGATAAATCTATATTCATCAAGCCTAAGACATTTCACCTCACAGTACTCATGCTTAAGCTATGGAACACAGACCGAGTTAAGACAGCCACTGAGGTCTTGCAG AGTATTTCCTCAAAAGTTATGGAAGCATTGGATAATCGGCCTCTCTCAGTAAGATTAAAGGGACTG GAATGCATGAAAGGTTCCTTCGCCAAAGCCCGTGTCCTATATACTCCTGTGGAAGAAATTGGCAATGAGGCCCGCCTTTTACGTGCCTGTC AAGTCATAATTGATGCATATGTTGAAGCTGGACTTGTCTTGGAGAATGATGCTAAACAAAGACTGAAG CTGCACGCCACTGTGATGAATTCAAGGCATAGGAAAAG GACAAAGTGGAAGAGGAATGTTGACTCTTTTGATGCACGGAGCATATTCAAGCAGTATGGATCAGAGGACTGGGGACAGTATCTTATTCGTGAAGCTCATCTTTCAAAGAGATTTTCATTTGATGAAAATGGATACTATCATTGCTGTGCTTCAATACCTTTTCCTGAAAATATACAGGAAGAGTAA
- the LOC123897691 gene encoding aquaporin TIP2-1-like — protein sequence MAGIAFGRFDDSFSVSSIKAYVAEFISTFIFVFAGVGSAIAYAKLTSDAALDPVGLVAVAICHGFALFVAVSVGANISGGHVNPAVTFGLAIGGQITILTGIFYWIAQLLGSIVACLLLKFVTGSLTIPIDSVASGVGTFEGVVTEIIITFGLVYTVYATAADPKKGSLGTIAPIAIGFIVGANILAAGPFSGGSMNPARSFGPAVVSGDYHDNWIYWAGPLIGGGLAGVIYGYVFMPSDHVPLSSDF from the exons ATGGCTGGCATAGCATTTGGACGCTTCGATGATTCTTTCAGCGTGAGCTCTATTAAGGCCTATGTTGCTGAGTTCATCTCAacttttatctttgtttttgctGGTGTTGGTTCAGCCATAGCCTATG CTAAGTTGACATCAGATGCAGCTCTTGATCCTGTTGGTTTAGTAGCTGTTGCTATTTGTCATGGTTTTGCTTTGTTTGTTGCTGTTTCCGTCGGAGCCAACATTTCTGGAGGACATGTCAACCCTGCTGTGACTTTTGGGTTGGCTATTGGAGGACAGATCACAATCCTCACTGGTATCTTCTACTGGATTGCACAGCTTCTTGGTTCCATAGTAGCATGCTTACTCCTCAAGTTTGTCACAGGAAGCTtg ACAATTCCTATCGATAGTGTGGCTTCTGGTGTTGGAACATTTGAAGGAGTTGTAACTGAGATTATCATAACATTTGGATTGGTGTACACAGTGTATGCCACAGCAGCTGATCCTAAGAAAGGATCATTAGGGACAATTGCACCAATTGCTATTGGTTTCATTGTTGGTGCAAATATCTTAGCTGCAGGCCCATTCTCTGGTGGATCAATGAATCCAGCACGTTCATTTGGGCCTGCAGTTGTTAGTGGTGATTACCATGACAATTGGATCTATTGGGCTGGACCTCTTATTGGTGGTGGTTTGGCTGGTGTTATCTATGGCTATGTCTTTATGCCATCAGATCATGTACCTTTGAGTAGTGATTTCTGA
- the LOC123897922 gene encoding proteinaceous RNase P 1, chloroplastic/mitochondrial, producing MLRISASMAKLTPLFSILTHSHRPFLTSSSTLKHTFNRCAFILSINATINTLAAQTPNSRDNDNSSSKGTIKVSARTRRKNHQESPEGILQKQLNNCSKSGDVIQALNLYDEARKLGVVLNVEHYNKILYLCSVQIGDNDGDNDNVGVSHSGLERGFEIFQQMLNDQVEPNEATFTNAARVAAAKDDPDMAFELLKQMKNFEIVPRLRSYGPALFGFCKRGDAVKAYEVDADMIESGVMAEEDELSALLEVSVEVENEDKVYEMLHRLRAVVRQVSESTLKIIEDWFRSEYAMKIGKREWDVEKIREGFVRGGGGWHGQGWLGSGQWKVVKTNVDEDGTCLSCSEKLVSIDIDPKETENFAASLSKLACQKQPKANFSHFQKWLEKNGPFDAVVDGANVGLANIAHFSFSQLDYVVRQLRELSPSKRLPLIILHMNRVTGGPAQSPNNRRLIENWKKNGVLYPTPYGSNDDWYWLYAAVSCKCLLLTNDEMRDHLFQLLGSSFFPRWKEKHQVRVSASKRGVSLVLPPRYSLVIQESANGSWHVPTVSSDDPDIPRKWLCVTRSTKNSSYNLQTSTSTSDEEEAVL from the exons ATGCTGCGTATAAGCGCTTCAATGGCGAAACTCACTCCTCTTTTCTCAATCCTCACACATTCCCATCGCCCCTTTCTCACTTCTTCTTCCACTCTGAAACACACATTCAACCGTTGTGCTTTTATTCTCTCCATTAACGCCACCATCAACACTTTAGCAGCTCAAACACCCAATTCACGTGACAATGACAATTCTTCATCCAAAGGAACCATCAAGGTTTCAGCCAGAACCAGAAGAAAAAACCATCAAGAATCACCTGAAGGTATTTTACAAAAACAGCTCAACAATTGTTCTAAATCAGGTGATGTTATTCAAGCACTTAATCTTTACGACGAGGCACGAAAATTAGGTGTTGTACTCAATGTTGAACAttataacaaaatattatacCTTTGTTCTGTTCAAATTGGTGACAATGATGGTGATAATGATAATGTTGGTGTTTCTCATTCGGGTCTTGAAAGAGGTTTTGAGATATTTCAACAGATGTTGAATGATCAAGTTGAACCGAATGAAGCTACTTTTACTAATGCTGCTAGGGTTGCTGCTGCTAAGGATGATCCTGACATGGCTTTTGAGTTGTTGAAACAAATGAAGAATTTTGAGATTGTACCTAGGTTGAGATCTTATGGTCCTGCTCTTTTTGGATTTTGCAAGAGAGGGGATGCTGTTAAAGCTTATGAAGTTGATGCTGATATGATTGAGTCGGGTGTTATGGCGGAGGAGGATGAACTTTCTGCTCTTTTGGAAGTTAGTGTTGAGGTGGAGAATGAAGATAAGGTGTATGAGATGTTGCATCGACTACGTGCTGTGGTTAGACAGGTGTCTGAGTCAACTTTGAAGATTATCGAGGATTGGTTTAGGTCTGAATATGCGATGAAGATTGGGAAGAGGGAATGGGATGTTGAGAAAATAAGAGAAGGGTTTGTGAGGGGAGGTGGAGGATGGCATGGTCAAGGGTGGCTTGGAAGTGGGCAATGGAAGGTTGTTAAGACGAATGTGGACGAGGATGGAACGTGTCTTTCGTGCAGTGAGAAGCTCGTGAGTATTGATATTGATCCAAAAGAGACCGAAAACTTTGCTGCCTCGCTGTCTAAATTAGCTTGCCAAAAACAACCTAAGGCAAACTTCAGTCATTTTCAG AAGTGGCTTGAGAAGAATGGTCCATTTGATGCCGTTGTTGATGGTGCAAATGTAGGACTTGCCAACATTGCTCATTTCAGCTTTTCTCAG CTTGATTATGTTGTTCGACAATTGCGTGAATTAAGCCCTTCAAAGAGATTACCACTTATAATTTTGCATATGAATCGAGTAACTGGTGGTCCTGCTCAGAGTCCAAATAACAGGAGACTTATagaaaattggaaaaaaaatggtGTTCTTTATCCTACTCCCTATGGTTCAAATGATGACTG GTACTGGTTATATGCAGCTGTTAGTTGTAAATGCTTACTTTTGACAAATGACGAGATGAGGGATCACTTGTTCCAACTTCTGGGTTCTAGTTTTTTCCCAAGATGGAAGGAAAAGCACCAG GTTCGAGTATCAGCCTCAAAACGTGGAGTTTCCCTAGTTCTACCTCCTCGTTATTCACTAGTTATTCAG GAATCAGCCAATGGAAGTTGGCATGTGCCAACCGTATCTAGCGATGATCCTGATATCCCGAGGAAATGGTTGTGTGTCACTAGATCAACGAAAAACTCATCATATAATCTACAAACATCAACCTCCACGTCTGATGAAGAAGAGGCAGTGTTATGA
- the LOC123897923 gene encoding photosynthetic NDH subunit of subcomplex B 3, chloroplastic, whose amino-acid sequence MSLLQLKLTPNAFTPSSHRFRPNRRTLFTRTKIRAVSTVPDKNSETIESNNNEPPSVGFAFVSSVLLPDGSPDVHYRSASGGQKLRNIMLDSNIELYGPYGRILLNCGGGGTCATCMVEVLEGKELLNPRTDKEKEKLKRKPKNWRLACQTVVGEADSTGVVVIQQLPEWKGHEWKYEKVDDESEESS is encoded by the exons ATGTCACTCCTCCAACTCAAACTAACCCCTAATGCATTCACACCTTCCTCTCATAGATTCAGACCAAACAGAAGAACACTCTTCACAAGAACCAAAATTAGAGCAGTTAGCACAGTCCCTGACAAGAATTCAGAAACCATTGAATCTAATAATAATGAACCACCCTCAGTAGGCTTTGCATTTGTCAGT TCAGTGTTGCTACCAGATGGATCACCAGATGTGCACTATCGTTCTGCTAGTGGTGGTCAGAAGCTTAGGAACATAATGCTGGATTCTAATATTGAACTCTATGGACCCTAT GGTAGAATTTTGTTAAATTGTGGAGGGGGTGGAACTTGTGCAACATGTATGGTAGAG GTTCTTGAAGGCAAGGAGCTTCTGAATCCTCGAACCgacaaagagaaagaaaaattaaagaga AAACCAAAGAATTGGAGATTAGCTTGTCAAACAGTTGTTGGTGAAGCAGATTCTACAGGGGTG GTTGTGATTCAACAATTACCTGAGTGGAAAGGACATGAATGGAAATATGAAAAAGTTGATGATGAGTCAGAAGAGTCTTCATGA